GGTGCAAGAGCAGGCCGATGTAATGTGGTTGACGGATGCGTGCACCGAAGTGTTCAGCTTTTTGCAGCCGTTGGAAGAGTTCTTTGTTTTCCCTGGAATTCCCGCGCTCGAACAAGTCAAAGCTGCTTTTGAACAGCGTCGGTACGACGACTTTGCCAGGCAAATCGTCCGCATGGTCCGGATGATGACAAACGGGCTGTTTCGGAAGCTCGACTTGACCACGTCACGCCTATCCGACTACGGCGATTTGCTGAACGTGGCGAAGCTGAGCGATGAACTACATACTCGGATTCGACAAGAAAAACGACCTTACTTTCAGGTTCTGATTGTTGACGACCTGACTGAAACCGAATCAAAAGAAGTCCGACGGCAACTGCGTGATTTGCGCCGCCCCGATGACCTATTCTTCTATGAAGTCGTCGTGGCCAGAAGCTACGAGGACGCTTTGCTGGCGGCTCTGATCAATCCCGACATTCAAACCTGCGTGGTCCGCTACAGCTTCCCGTTTCGATCAAAGAAGAAGTTTCGTTTGCTGGACGAACTTCATTCGCTGCTGAAGCATAATGTCAAAAAACTGGACTCGGCGATGCCGACCGAACGCAGTTTGGCATTAGGAAAGTCACTGAAATCACTGCGTCCAGAACTGGACTTGTACCTTGTCACCGATGCGCCGGTCGAGAGCATCGTTGGCGAACCGAGCCGCGCGTTTCGCCGTGCGTTTTACAACCAAGGCAACTACCAGGAAATGCACCTGAGTATCCTGAAGGCTGTGAACGAGCGATACGAGACACCGTTTTTCAATGCGCTGAAAAAATACAGCCAGAAACCAACGGCGATGTTCCACGCGCTGCCGATTTCCCATTCAGCAACGATCGTCAGGTCGCACTGGATCAAAGACATGGGCGAATTTTACGGTTCCAAAATGTTCGAGGCCGAAACGTCCGCGACCACGGGTGGACTCGATTCGCTGCTTCAACCCGGCGGATCACTTCGCGACAGCCAAGAAAACGCCTCGCGAGCGTTCGGATCTCGGCGCACTTACTTTGTCACCAATGGAACCTCGACGGCTAACAAGATCGTCATGCAAGCGATCAATCGCCCGGGCGATATCGTGCTGTTGGCGCATGACTGCCACAAATCGCATCCCTACGCGTGCATCTTGTCGGGTGCCTTTCCTGTGTATCTGGATGCCTATCCGCTTAGCGAGTACTCGATGTACGGGGCGGTGCCTCTGCGCGAGATCAAGTCTCGTCTGCTAGAACTTCGTGCCGCTGGCAAACTCGACCAAGTGCGAATGTTGCTGCTAACCAACATCACGTTTGATGGAATCGTTTACGACCCGATTCGGGTGATGGAAGAGGTGCTGGCAATCAAGCCGGACATGATCTTTTTGTGGGATGAAGCCTGGTGTGCCTACGCAAGGTTCTCGCCGATCCTGCGACGACGAACCGCGATGTGGTCGGCACAGGAACTGCGACAGCGATTCGATTCATCGGCCTACCTCAAAAAATTCGCAAAATGGAAAACTCAATTCGAAGCGTCGAATACTTCGGACGATGAAACGTGGTTGGAAACGCGACTGATGCCCGATCCCGAACTCGCTCGGGTGCGTGTCTATGCGACCCATTCAACACACAAAACCCTGACGGCCCTTCGCCAGGGTTCGATGATCCACGTTCACGACCAGGACTTCGAACACTACACGCGCAACGCGTTCAACGAAGCCTACATGACCCACACGTCGACGTCGCCGAACTATCAGATTCTGGCGTCACTCGATGTCGGCCGGCGACAAGTCGAGTTGGAAGGCCACGATATGGTTGGTCGCAGCATTGAGTTGGCGATGATGCTGCGCGAACGGATCACGAGGGACCCGCTGATCAGCAAATTCTTTACGGTACTTGCCGCCAAAGAAATGATCCTTCCCGAATTCCGACCATCGGGATTGGAGGAATATTTCAGCAACAGCGCAGGCTGGTGCCGCTTGGACAAAGCTTGGCTGGGCGATGAATTCGTACTCGACCCGACCCGAGTAACGTTGCATGTCGGCAGCACCGGAATGGATGGCGACACGTTCAAGAAGTTGCTGATGGACCGGTTTGACATCCAGATCAACAAGACTTCGCGAAATACTGTCCTGTTCATGATCCACATTGGCATGACGCGCGGCACGATCGCACATTTGGTCAATGTCTTGTCGGAAATCGCGATGGACCTCAATGACAAACTGGATAGCTGGAGCAATGTGGAGCTAGCAG
The DNA window shown above is from Rubripirellula reticaptiva and carries:
- a CDS encoding aminotransferase class I/II-fold pyridoxal phosphate-dependent enzyme; translated protein: MKEQDYDYFDFQSLDPAEVAFYNLTRLRTDNWHFLRDNARRLHRLHKSGTVQEQADVMWLTDACTEVFSFLQPLEEFFVFPGIPALEQVKAAFEQRRYDDFARQIVRMVRMMTNGLFRKLDLTTSRLSDYGDLLNVAKLSDELHTRIRQEKRPYFQVLIVDDLTETESKEVRRQLRDLRRPDDLFFYEVVVARSYEDALLAALINPDIQTCVVRYSFPFRSKKKFRLLDELHSLLKHNVKKLDSAMPTERSLALGKSLKSLRPELDLYLVTDAPVESIVGEPSRAFRRAFYNQGNYQEMHLSILKAVNERYETPFFNALKKYSQKPTAMFHALPISHSATIVRSHWIKDMGEFYGSKMFEAETSATTGGLDSLLQPGGSLRDSQENASRAFGSRRTYFVTNGTSTANKIVMQAINRPGDIVLLAHDCHKSHPYACILSGAFPVYLDAYPLSEYSMYGAVPLREIKSRLLELRAAGKLDQVRMLLLTNITFDGIVYDPIRVMEEVLAIKPDMIFLWDEAWCAYARFSPILRRRTAMWSAQELRQRFDSSAYLKKFAKWKTQFEASNTSDDETWLETRLMPDPELARVRVYATHSTHKTLTALRQGSMIHVHDQDFEHYTRNAFNEAYMTHTSTSPNYQILASLDVGRRQVELEGHDMVGRSIELAMMLRERITRDPLISKFFTVLAAKEMILPEFRPSGLEEYFSNSAGWCRLDKAWLGDEFVLDPTRVTLHVGSTGMDGDTFKKLLMDRFDIQINKTSRNTVLFMIHIGMTRGTIAHLVNVLSEIAMDLNDKLDSWSNVELAAHEQNVRSLNEELPPLPNFSRFHPSFLPSPENTTPEGDMRRAFYLAYDDTACEHIKIEDGSLLEAVQAGDRDIVSAAFITPYPPGFPVLVPGQVVTREIVQYLMALDVQEIHGYEPMYGTRVFKTSAVVRESEKQDALLISNRSGSC